CGTGGATttaagagagagtgtgtgtgtgtgtgcgcgcctgtgtgtgtgtgtgtgtgctacaggAGGTGCAGTCGGATCTGACTGCGTTCGGCGAGCGTGTTGCGTGTGAGATCGATGATCTGGGGCGTCAGTGTGAGCAGAATCCCCCCCGGCTGCAGCCGTATGACGCTTGGGGTCACCGTGTCGACCGCATCATCACCTGCGATGCGTGGACACGCATGAAACACATCTCCGCACAGGAAGGCCTCGTCGCTGCTGGATACGAGCGACGCTTCGGCGAGTGGAGGTGTACACCTCGGCCCTGTCGGGAGAGCTAGCGTGTTAGACAAGTAGAGAGGAAACAGTTTGTGATGTTAGCTGCTGAACAGGGAGGCTGCTCTAATCACACAGCAACgcagttttactgtaacaccATCTGAATCTAAACGCAGTGAACACAGGGaacatcaacaccatctgaaTCTAAACGCAGTGAACACAGGGaacatcaacaccatctgaaTCTAAACGCAGTGAACACAGGGAACATTAACACCATCTGAATCTAAACGCAGTAAACACGGGGAACATCAACACCGCAGCGTCTCTATAGACGCAGTAAACACGGGGaacatcaacaccatctgaaTCTAAACGCAGTGAACACGGGGAACATCAACACCGCAGCGTCTCTATAGACGCAGTAAACACGGGGAACATCAACACCGCAGCGTCTCTATAGACGCAGTAAACACGGGGAACATCAACACCGCAGCGTCTCTATAGACGCAGTAAACACGGGGAACATCAACACCGCAGCGTCTCTATAGACGCAGTGAACACGGGGAACATCAACACCGCAGCGTCTCTATAGACGCAGTAAACACGGGGAACGTCAACACCGCAGCGTCTCTATAGACGCAGTGAACACGGGGAACGTCAACACCGCAGCGTCTCTATAGACGCAGTGAACACGGGGAACGTCAACACCGCAGCGTCTCTATAGACGCAGTAAACACGGGGAACATCAACACCGCAGCGTCTCTATAGACGCAGTAAACACGGGGAACATCAACACCGCAGCGTCTCTATAGACGCAGTAAACACGGGGAACGTCAACACCGCAGCGTCTCTATAGACGCAGTAAACACGGGGAGCATAAAACAAAGCTCTAAAGTTAAAGCTTAACGTAAACCTAGTAACATTAACCCCTAACATTAACTCCGCTAATGCTAACCCCACTCACTCTAGCCTATAATGCTAACctctaacgtgtgtgtgtgtgtgtgtgtgtgtgtgtagtcgtGTGTATCAGATGAGTAAGTTGTACCTGTACGCACCTTCTGCTGGCCTCTACAGCTGCCCACTGGCCATGACTGATGGAGCCGCCAAAGTCAtagaggtaacacacacacacacacacacacacacacagaggctcaGAAGTGATTGGGCACTTATTAtatctaaagtgtgtgtgtgtgtgtgtgtgtgtgtgtgtgtgtgtgtagtctctgGGCATGCCTATTAGGGAGGCGTTTGAGCGTCTGACTACGCGAGACGAGAAGAGGTTCTGGACATCGGGTCAGTGGATGACGGAGAGAAAGGGAGGATCAGATGTTGGtatgactgacacacacacacacacgagttaATGCTTCTTCTAATGCTGTTGTAACTGGGTATGTGGTTGCCATAGCAAATGGGACAGAGACGGTTGCCCAGCGACAGGAGGACGGGTCGTACCGTCTGTACGGGTTTAAGTGGTTCACTTCAGCAACAGACGCTGACATCACACTGACACTCGCTCGCATCGCAGATCACCACGGCAACACCACACcggtatgcacacacacacacacacacacacacacacacacactctcacatcgcacatcaccatggcaacaccaCACCGGTatgcgcacacgcgcacacacacacacacacactcacattgcacatcaccatggcaacaccaCACCggtatatgcacacacacacacacacacacacacacactcacactcacatcacacatcaccatggcaacaccaCCCcggtatgcacacacacacacacacacacacactcactcacatcgcacatcaccatggcaacaccacacggtacacagacacacacacactcacatcgcacatcaccatggcaacaccaCACCGgtatgcgcgcacacacacacacacactctcacatcgcacatcaccatggcaacaccaCACCGGTatgcgcacacgcgcacacacacacactcacactcacatcacacatcaccatggcaacaccaCACcggtatgcacacacacacacacacacacacactcactcacatcgcacatcaccatggcaacaccacatggtacacagacacacacactcacatcgcacatcaccatggcaacaccaCACCGGTACACAGACAAATACAGACTCCTAGCCACATCCCTGGGGGcagtgtgatgatgtcattGTGTTGCTCCGCCCCCAGGGCAGTGTGGGCGTGTCCCTGTTCTGTGCAGAGGTGTGGGACTCTGAAGGCCGGACTAACGGAGTGGAGATCCAGAGGCTGAAGGAAAAACTCGGCACACGGCAGATGCCcactgcagaactgctgctggaCGGCATGAGGGCACGACTggtacacgcgcacacacacacgcacacacgtgcacatacgcgcacacacgcgcactcgcgcgcacacacacgtgcacatacGCGccctcgcgcgcacacacacacgtacacactttCGTGTTTGAACAATAAGGTGGTACAGCAAGCTAATGAAGTGCTAAGAAACAGCACATTCCACATTCCATTAAACATTCCTGGCACTATGATTATCACTCGGGACACGGGACATGCCGGGTCTGTAAAGGCAGGGTTTTCCGTATCCAGGACAGCAGGGGAATTCTGCTGTGAAAATAACAGAGACTCAACACACTAAGGCTCTTAGACGTTCCCTCACGCGCAGCACACTTACACTTACTGTATCCTGAAACGGATAAACACTCCGGTTTATCCGTTTCAGGATACAGTTAATGAACATTAAAACTTTGGGAGAAAACTGTACATGAAAGTTGAAAATCAATGTGGAAAAGTCTGGAAAACACCTGAAATTTTTGAGGAAATAAGAGCATGAGCTCATGCGTGCTGAGCCAGGGAGTCGTATCCTATCTTCTGGAGAAGCCAGACTTTTTCTGGGAATTCTGACCTTTCAATCTTGAATTCTAATCTTTTGTATGAGAATTAAATCTTTATTCAGGAATTCTTGCTGTCAGAGTTCATTATAAGGGAATACCTAAGGGAAAGACTTTTCATACGGGTATTCCGACCTTTGTACAGGAATTCTGACTTTCTGTATGGGAATTCTGACCTTTTATACAGGTATTCTCACCTTTTGTACAGGTATTCTCACCTTTTGTACAGGTATTCTCACCTTTTGTACAGGTATTCTCACCTTTTGTACAGGTATTCTCACCTTTTATACAGGTATTCTCACCTTTTGTACAGGTATTCTCACCTTTCCTAAGGCCTAAGGGAATCTTGACCTTGCCCTTTTTTCTGACCTTTTGTATGAATTCGGATGTTTTGTGCAGGTATTCTGGCTCTTTCTATGGGAATTCTTTCCTTTCATACGGAATGCTGAGGCAGGAGATGTGATGTTAGTAAttgtctcttgctctctgtaGTTGTCAGAGGAGggaaggggtgtggcctctatCGCCAACATGCTGACTCTGACTCGCATCCATAACACAGTGTCTGCTGTCGCTGCCATGAGGaggtgtgtacacacacacacgtacacacacacacgtacacacacacacacgcatacacacacacatgtatacacacacacacacacagatgtatacacacacatatacacacacgtatacaaacacacacatatacacacacatatacacacgtatacacacgtacacacacgtacacacacacacacacatatacacacgtatacacacgtacacacaaatatacacacacatatacacacgtatacacacacacgtatacacacatgtatacacacacacgcgcgcgtatatacacacacacacacagacgtatacacacacatatacacacacgtatacacacacagacgtatacacacacatatacacacacgtatacacacacacacgtatacacacacatatacacacacgtatacacacacacatgtatacacacacatatacacacgtatacacacacacacgtatacacacatatatacacacacgtatacacacacgcacacgtacacacacacgtatacacacacatatatacacacacgtatacacacacacgtatacacacacgtatacacacatacgtgtatacacacacacatacatgtatacacacacacacacacgtatacacacacgtataaacacacacacatacacgtatatacacacacacacacacacacgtatacacacacacacacacgtatacacacacgtatacacacaacacacatacacgtacacacacacacacacgtatacacacacacacacacacacacgtatacacacacacacacacacacacacacgtatacacacacacacacacgtatacacacacgtatacacacaacacacatacacgtacacacacgtatatacacacacacacacacacacgtatacacacacacacacacgtatacacacacgtataaacacacacacatacacgtacacacacacacacacgtatacacacacacacacacacacacgtatacacacacgtatacacacaacacacatacacgtacacacacgtatacacacacacacacacacacacacgtatacacacacacacacacgtatacacacacgtataaacacacacacatacacgtacacacacacacacacgtacacacacacacacacgtatacacacacacacacacacacgtatacacacacacacacgtatacacacacgtataaacacacacacatacacgtacacacatatacacacacgtatacacacaacacacacacacgtacacacacacacacgtgtatgcacacacacacctacacgtacacacatgtatacacacacgtatacacacacgtataaacacacacacacacatgtatacacacacacacacacacacatgtatacacacacacacatacacatacacacacacatatacacacacgtatacacacaacacacatacacgtacacacacgtgtatatacacacacacacacacacacacacgtatacacacatgtataaacacacacacatacacgtatacacacacacacatgtatacacacacacacacacacacgtatacacacaacacatatacacgtacacacacacatatacacacgtatacacacacacacacacacatatacacacacacacacacacacacacacacatatatacacatgtacatgtATACAAGTAGACACAGAGGCattgttgagtgtgtgtgtgtgtgtgtgtgtgtgttagaataaCCCAGCTGGGCAGGGAATACTCCACTAAGCGTAGTGTGTTTGGAAAACTGCTGAAGGATCATCCACTGCATGTACAGACGCTCAGCAGACtggaggtatacacacacacacacacacacacacacacactgtttataataattattgcaTTTTGTTGTAATATTAAACACCATTATTTAGTCTGCATAATGAAGCCATACTCATTATGTTTGCTAATTGCGTTGCCATAGTAACgcccagcatgttttttttagccACAATCAGCCTAATGCTAATTGATGACACACGTGTAAATAAGTGTACAAgttcagaatattttatttttaatagagaATTaatgtttctcacacacacacacacacacacatttatctatTGTGTCCTTATTTGCTACTCTGCCAATCTTTTTGGATGCATTcataataactatatatatttatatgtgtgtgtgtgtgtgtgtgtgtgtgtttcaggtagAGACTCGGGCTGCGTTTCTGCTGATGATGGAAGTTTGTCGACTGTTGGGACGAGAAGAAACGGGAGCGGCAACAGAGCGAGACGCATACCTACTGAGACTGCTTACACCTGTAGCTAAACTATACACTGGcaaacaggtacacacacacacacacacacacacactcatatcagtcacactgtatacacaaaaacattttaaatgctgaaaGCTGCTGAAGGCCCTGGTTGTTTATGAGATGATTCCATGTGATCAGATTCATGAGTCATGATGCAGTGCTGATGTTTTAAGCGTTTTACGTGGACTGTACTAGTTCTCCCAGTGTTTAGAAAAAGCTACTGGAGGGAGTGTGGAGGGAAAAAGCAAAGAACCAACCAATAATTCAACCTCAGATTCAAGAGAAATCAGTCAAGGAAGAGTGAgcaggagcttgtagacctcccCGTTGTAGACCCTTAGACAGGAGCAGGAGCTTGAAAAGATCTGGACCAGAGTAGGAGCTTCTAGATCTCTAGACAGGAGCAAACAAGCTTTTCCAATCTGCCCTCATGTACCCCGTCTCCATCTGTTTttctacacagacacacagttctgtgcaaaagtctcaggcacatgtaaagaaatgctgtagagcaaagacgccttcagaaataatgaaattaaatgtttctacattaaaaaatcctataaagagcagtaaacagtaataaatgaaacaaagtcagtatttaatgtgacgatccttcactttaaataaaataaagcagtatctgaggtgcagtgtgtgcagttttataaggaaatgagctggaagtgttactgagcatcttgcagaagcagccacagttcttctggagactttgactgtcgactcgcttcttatttctgcagcgaaacccagcagccttcattatgtttttatctgaaaagtgtctcttatggaatctgctgctttctttactgacatagaaacatttttctggaacgtttca
This Pangasianodon hypophthalmus isolate fPanHyp1 chromosome 26, fPanHyp1.pri, whole genome shotgun sequence DNA region includes the following protein-coding sequences:
- the LOC113525637 gene encoding acyl-CoA dehydrogenase family member 11; translated protein: MMAAQVCFRGNRLVLQVLGRQVRCFSSSISIGPLESRSEPDHHTHEHTHSFTHFPFSRSAIGTFFQERPLLRNPFTQDALLRGYLRRHLPLQEVQSDLTAFGERVACEIDDLGRQCEQNPPRLQPYDAWGHRVDRIITCDAWTRMKHISAQEGLVAAGYERRFGEWSRVYQMSKLYLYAPSAGLYSCPLAMTDGAAKVIESLGMPIREAFERLTTRDEKRFWTSGQWMTERKGGSDVANGTETVAQRQEDGSYRLYGFKWFTSATDADITLTLARIADHHGNTTPGSVGVSLFCAEVWDSEGRTNGVEIQRLKEKLGTRQMPTAELLLDGMRARLLSEEGRGVASIANMLTLTRIHNTVSAVAAMRRITQLGREYSTKRSVFGKLLKDHPLHVQTLSRLEVETRAAFLLMMEVCRLLGREETGAATERDAYLLRLLTPVAKLYTGKQAVAVVSEGLECFGGQGYIEDTGLPALLRDAQVLSIWEGTTNVLSLDVLRSISKSSGRVLQAFFSDVEERLRGAGPALLPAVQSLRSSLSGLAQFIQTAESRPPESLQLAARDLAYSIARIYMGALLVDHASWEGASHPDVYAALRWCENDVCPVVSGEIRGYYSTSAVLSDSQLVYQGLEKQDP